The genome window ATACTTAAAAGAAAACTCTCTTATTACAAGAGTGGGAACATATCCGATAAAAGCCGCAGGAAGTAATGTGTAAAGGATTACCTTTATCCCTGACGGGAAAATCGATGATGGATACATAGAGAGAGCATTAAGGGAATAAATTATTTCTTGTAAAACTTGTCCTCCAGTGTCAATATAAAAGGCAAAAGAGGAAACCAAAACAGAAAAACTTACAATAATAAGTGATGAAACAACCACCATAATGAGAAACAATGAGAAAGTTTTGAATGATGCACCTACAAGAAGGACGTAGGCAAGAAAGCCAAATACAATATCTCCGAAAGCGGTAAATGAAGTTTTACTTATTAGCAAATGTAAGAGTGCCGGTTTTGGCAAGGTTAGATAAAAATCGAGTTCGTTCTGTACTATCATTAAAGAAAGTCTCATTGTATTTCCAAAAATTCCCGTTGAAAGACCAAAACTTGCCGTAACTAAAGAGAAGAGAGTAAAAATGTCCTTCATATTCCAGCCATTTATAACGCCAACCTTTTTAAAAAGTGCCCACCAGAAAAAGAGAGATGTCCCATCATTCAGAAGCATTCCAAATGTCCCCACTAAAAAAGATGTTTTATACTCTATAAGAGTAAGAAAGTTGATCTTTAGATACTCAAAAAAAACCATCCAATTCCAATACAGTTTTTTCTTAACCTCCATTAATTGAGAGCCTCCTTGAACCAATGAAGAATTCTAAGGATATTATGGTGAGTATTATGAAAATTGAGATCAAAGTATCCGTTAATGTATGAAGGAAAAATCCCAATTCAAAATTAATGCAAACATTTGCAGGACTGTAAAAAGAAAGTCTGAGAGGAGTGTATAGAGAAATTTGTTGAACGATTTTTGGCATTACATCAAGTGGAACGGCTTGTCCGCCAAGTATGTAAAGTAAATCAATATAAACAAAAAGAATTGGTTTTACATCTTCAACCCAAAAGGCAAGGAGATTAATAGCTATTGCAATAAGTGTGTCAAGCGTAAGCCCAAGAAATCCCAAAACAATGAACGATAAGAACCCCTCAACCGTGAATCCTACTCTCAAGGTAAAACCAAATGCAATTAAAAGTGCGGAAGGAAAACATACAATGAAATTAAATAAGGATAAACCAAGAGAATCAGAAAGAAGATATAGAGAATAGGAAAGCGGTTTTGTAAGAAAGTTTGCTATATCTCCTGAGTGTATGAGAGCGCTTGCCCTTTTCCTAAATTTTGAGGCTGAAAATTCAAGAGAAAATATTAATGCGTAATACCAGACCATCTTTGTATAAGTGAAATTTTCTATTTTGGCATTCCCCGAAGAGAATACGGCTTTCCAGAGAAAGCAAAATATAAAAAGAAAAGTGGACAAATCTAACAGAGTTATTAAAATATCACCCTTGTAAGTAAAAGAAGATAAGAAAGAAACTTTCATCACTTCAAGATATTTTTCTATTTTGAACTGATTAGGTTTGAAAGTTACCCTTTTCTTCATAGATTGTTTTGATAACCTCTTCTAAAGGAGGATCTTCAACCGTTATGTCAAGTATCTGCTCTCTTTTTATGATCTCTTCAATTACTTTGTCTTGAGAAATTTCATTAAGGTCTATTTCAAATTTTACATCATAATCATTCTTTTCAAGTATGTTAACTCCTTTCATATCAAAATCGCTATTTTCCCCTTTAAACTTTACATTTACAATCTTCTTTTTTATGTATCTCCTTAGTGCATTAATATCACACTCATAAACTATGCTACCATTATTAATAATCACTACTCTTCTTGAAAGAGATTCTATATCAATGGTATCATGAGAACTAAGGAATACTGTAACATGGTCTTTCTCATTTATTCGTTTTATAAAGTCTCTTATTTTACTTTTTGCTACAACGTCAAGCCCAATTGTGGGCTCATCGAGAAATAGGACTTTTGGACTATGTAGTAAAGCAAGTGCAATTTCACAACGCATCCTTTCACCAAGGGAAAGTTTCCTTACAGGGACATTGAGATATTCTTTTATTTCAAATATATCAACAATTTCATTTAGTCTTCTTTGGTATGTTTTTGCTTCAAGTTCATAGATCTTAGAGAAAAGATTAAAAGAGTCAATAGGTGGAAGGTGATACCACAATTGAGACCTTTGTCCGAAAACAACTCCAATTTGATATGCTAATTTTAGTCTGTCTTTCCATGGAACCAGTCCAAGAACATTTGCATTGCCAGATGTTG of Caldisericum sp. contains these proteins:
- a CDS encoding ABC-2 family transporter protein — encoded protein: MEVKKKLYWNWMVFFEYLKINFLTLIEYKTSFLVGTFGMLLNDGTSLFFWWALFKKVGVINGWNMKDIFTLFSLVTASFGLSTGIFGNTMRLSLMIVQNELDFYLTLPKPALLHLLISKTSFTAFGDIVFGFLAYVLLVGASFKTFSLFLIMVVVSSLIIVSFSVLVSSFAFYIDTGGQVLQEIIYSLNALSMYPSSIFPSGIKVILYTLLPAAFIGYVPTLVIREFSFKYVFILLIALFTFAILGLILFNKGLKKYSSGSVIGLRS
- a CDS encoding ABC-2 family transporter protein, whose product is MKKRVTFKPNQFKIEKYLEVMKVSFLSSFTYKGDILITLLDLSTFLFIFCFLWKAVFSSGNAKIENFTYTKMVWYYALIFSLEFSASKFRKRASALIHSGDIANFLTKPLSYSLYLLSDSLGLSLFNFIVCFPSALLIAFGFTLRVGFTVEGFLSFIVLGFLGLTLDTLIAIAINLLAFWVEDVKPILFVYIDLLYILGGQAVPLDVMPKIVQQISLYTPLRLSFYSPANVCINFELGFFLHTLTDTLISIFIILTIISLEFFIGSRRLSINGG
- a CDS encoding ATP-binding cassette domain-containing protein — translated: MGKIIEIQNLKKTYFVKKKEEGLLNGVKSLFKTEYINIEALKGISLDVFDGEILAFIGPNGAGKSTTIKILTGILYPTSGNANVLGLVPWKDRLKLAYQIGVVFGQRSQLWYHLPPIDSFNLFSKIYELEAKTYQRRLNEIVDIFEIKEYLNVPVRKLSLGERMRCEIALALLHSPKVLFLDEPTIGLDVVAKSKIRDFIKRINEKDHVTVFLSSHDTIDIESLSRRVVIINNGSIVYECDINALRRYIKKKIVNVKFKGENSDFDMKGVNILEKNDYDVKFEIDLNEISQDKVIEEIIKREQILDITVEDPPLEEVIKTIYEEKGNFQT